The genomic stretch CGAGGACGGCAGCGTGAAGGTCCTGGTCACCTGGGCGGCCCTGCAGGCCCGCGCCGCGCACCCCGGCCTGTTCCGGGACGGCACGTACCGGCCCCTGGACGGCGGGCGGCACGTCCTGGCGTTCGCGCGGGAACTGGGGACGCAGCGGGCCGTGACGGTCGCGCCGCGCCTGACCTTCACCCTGACCCGCGAGCGGACCCCCTGGGCGACCGGGGCGGCGTGGGGCACGCGGCAGCTGACCCTGCCCGCCGGGACGTACACCAACCTCCTGACCGGGGAGCGGCTGCGCGCACGCGGCGGCAAGACCCCGCTGGCGAAGGTGCTGGAGGACTTCCCGCTGGCCCTGCTGCTGCGCGAGTGACACGGACGGCGGTCGAAGACCGTTCGACGGACAGATGAATCCCCCCGGGTGGGTGGAGGCGGGACGTGAATCCGCCTTCACCACCTGCGGGAACTTTCCCTGTGATCACCGCGTAGTCTGAGGCGTATGCAGACCTATCCCACCACTGCCCGTTCGACCGACATCGTGCGGACGTTCATGGCCCGCACCTATTCCTGGATGGCGGCCGGTCTGGCCCTGACCGCCGGCATCGCGTGGCTGACCGCCAGCAACGAGGCCCTGGCCCTGCAGGTGCTGAATCTGCGCCTGCCGCTGATCATCGCGCAGCTGGCGCTGGTGTTCGTGCTGAGCCTCGGCGCGCAGCGTCTGCCCAGCGCGCTGGCCGGCGTGCTGTTCATCGTGTACGCCGCCCTGACCGGCCTGACGTTCTCTTCGATCCTGCTCGCCTACGACCTGAGCGCCGTGACGGCCGCGTTCGCCACGACCGCCGGGACCTTCGGCCTGATGAGCGTGGCGGGCTTCGTGATCAAGAAGGACCTGAGCGCCATGGGCCGCTTCTTCATGTTTGCGGTGATCGGCCTGTTCGTCGCCATGATCGTGAACCTGTTCGTGGCCAGCAGCGCCCTGACGCTGGGCATCAGCATCGTGGGCGTGCTGCTGTTCGCGGGCCTCACCGCCTACGACACTCAGATGCTGCGGAACCTCGCCCTGAGTGGCGTGCAGGGCGAGCAGGCCGAGCGGGCCGCGATCAACGGGGCGCTGGCGCTGTACCTGGACTTCATCAACATGTTCCTGTTCATCCTGCGTCTGTTCGGTATCGGCGGCAGCCGCGACTGAGCCACGCACATGGAAGCGCCCCCGCCGATGCACGGGCGGGGGCGTTGTCCTGCGTGGCCTACTTCGGGTACAGCGTCTTCACCAGCGGGCTGTTCAGGTTCGCGTCGCCGCGCAGCGTCACGTACGGCAGGGTGACCGTCTCGGCGCAAGCCGACACGACGTGCGGCAGGTCGCTGGGCGTCAGGTTCACCCCGGCGGCGCTCAGGTGCGCGGTGAACTCGTCGGCGTCCTCACGCAGGACGTCCAGACACTCGGCCTCCACCTTCGTCTTCACGCCCGATAGGTACAGCGTCTTCTGCCGCGCGGCACTCAGTTTCGGGAACAGGGCGGTCAGCGGCACAGCGCGGCCCGTGTCGCGGTCCAGGATGACGCCCTCCGTCCAGTTGTCCGGGTGCGCGCCCCCGCAGTAGTAGTTCACGTCCTCGCGCAGGCTGATCAGGCGGGCGTTCGACAACGTGAGACCGGCACTCAGGGTGTAGCCGTTCTCCGGGTCCTTCTGGGCCGATTCGGGCAGCAGGGCGCGGCAGTCCAGGGCGTCCGCCGCATGGCGCAGCTGACGGTCCTGCAGCGCGGCGTTCAGCGCGCCGCTCGCGCCGGGCACGCGCGGGTACGTCACGCCGGACAGCGGCTCGCGCACCGCGCGCCCCCCGGGGAGTGTGACCCACGGGCGGTTCAGTTTCAGGAAGGCCAGCGGGTCGTCGCGGCGCAGCGCACTCAGGCCCGGCGAGAGGGGCAGCCGCAGCGGCAGGCGGCCCGCGTCCAGCGGGGTCAGGGTGACCTCCTGCGGCCGGGCGGCGCCCGGGGCCTGCCAGGTGCCCTTCAGGCCGCCCGGGGCGGGCATCAGGCTGAAGCAGCCGGTCACGACCGCTTCGCCGCCCAGTTCGCGGCGCACGCGTTCCTCCAGCACCAGCGCGTTCCCGCTGCGGCGCGCCTCCAGGAACAGGTCGAGGCTGCGGCCCTCGTAGAAGTACCGCGACTCGCCCCGGGGGTCGAGGCTCAGCGCCACGGGCAGCGTGCCGAGGGTCCCGCGGTACGTTCCGGCGCGTGCCCAGTCGGGCAGGCCCTCGGTGCCGCCGCACCCGGCGGCCTGCGCGCCCGCACCGAGGACGAGCGCGGCGGTGAACATCCATTTCATGCGTGCAGCGTACACCGTCAGGGTTGCGGGCCCTCCCACACGCCGTCCCCGCGGGCGTCCATGGTGCCGGTGCGCAGCAGCTGCGCCTCGCCGTCCCCGAAGGGCGTGTGGGTGCAGGCCCAGGTCACGGCGGCCTCGATGTCGTACAGGGTGGCCCGGAAACGGACGTCCCAGTCGCGCCCCGCGCGGGTCAGCAGCGTCCAGCGGGCACGCGGATCACCGTCTACCTGATCACTCACCGACCCGGCGTTCACGAGCAGCGTGTCCCCCACGCGGGTCATCCCGGCCCGGTGGGTGTGCCCGCACAGCACGACCTCCGCGCCCAGCGGGTCCAGCGCCGCGCGCAGCTCACGCGGGTCGCGGGCCCGGTAGAACCCACCGTGATCCCATACCCACAGCAGGCTGTGCCACGCGCTGTCCAGCGTGCCGTGGCAGGCCAGCAGCGCCCCGTTCAGCGCGCGGGTCGTCAGCGGCAGGGCCGCCACCCGCGCCAGCAGGGCCGGATCGGTGTGCTCGGCCAGCCACGCGCCGTAGCGCCGCGACAGGGCCGAGCGGCGCCCGCCGGGCCAGAGTTTCTCCTCGTTGTTGCCGCGCACCTCCAGCGCGCCCGCGGCGGCCAGTTCCGCCTGCGCAGCCAGCGCGCGGGCGGGGTCGGCACTCCCCTCGGCCTGATCGCCCAGGTTCACGATCAGGTCCGGGCTGGCGGCGCGCACCTCGCGCAGCACTGCGTCCAGCGCGAAGGCGTTCCCGTGCACGTCACTGATCACCGCGACCCTCATCAGGGCGCAGCGTAGCGCGTCACACCCCCGGCGGGCGCAGACTTGGCAGGCCCCGCCCCCCTGTGCACAATGGCAGCATGAACCGCTGCCTGCCGCTGGCCTGCACGCTGCTGCTCGGCTCCGCTCTGGCCGACTCGCTGGAGGGCACGTACCACGTGACCCGCACGCTGAGCGGCGGCCGCCAGGAACAGGGCACGCTGCGGATCACGGCGGCCGGGAAGGCCCTGAGTTTCGACTGGGATGGGGGCAAGGTCACGGGTCTGGGGCTGCGCCTGGGTGACCGGGTGGCCGTCGCCTACGGGAACCCGGACTGTGGCGTGGCTGCCTACCAGCAGACGGGCGGGACCTTCACGGGCCTCTGGACCCTCAGCGGGCAGGCGACGGGCACCGAGACCTTCAACTGGGACGGGCTGAAACCCGCCCGCGTACCCCTCAGTGGCCGCAATCCGGACGGCAGCACCTACAGCGGTGAGCTGCTGCTCCCCCTTCAGGACGGTCACAGCCTGCCGCAGTGGCGGATCGGGCAGGACAAGACGGCTGGCGCCGCGCTCCTGCAGAACGGATTCCTGGCCACCGCGTTCGGCAGTGAAACCTGCAACGTGGCACTGTTCGAGGTGCGGGCCGGGCCGGGCGAGCTGGGGGGCCGCTTCTTCACCCTGTCCCGGGGCGGCCCGGCCTGGGTGGCGGAGGTCGCGTCACGCCGCTGATGACCATCCGTCCACGCCGGGCGGATGACCTGCCCGCACTGGTCGCCGCTCTGCGCGCCGTGCACGAGACGATGGGTTACCCCTCGGTGTGGCCGGATGATCCGGCGGCGTTCGTCCTGGGCCGCGGCGAGGCCTGGGTCGCCCAGCACGCGGGCCGCGCGGCGGGGCAGGTCATGCTGGCCCCCCTGCCCGAGCCGCGCCCGGGCTGGGCGACGCAGATCGCCCAGCCCAGCGGAGCCGTCTGGCACGGCGGGATCCTGGAGGTCAAGCGGCTGTTCGTCAGTCCGCACGCGCAGGGGCTGGGGCTCGCGCGGGCACTGCTGGCCCACGCGCGGCGCGAGGCCAGCGAGCGCAGAGCGTTCAGCGTCCTGCAGGTCAATGAGACCAGCGGGCCAGCCCTGGGCCTGTACGAGCGCGAGGGCTGGCGGTTCCTGACCCGCGCGCAGGCCGCGTGGACGGACCCGGACGGCTCGCACCCGTGGGTACGGGTGTACGTGCAGCCCGGTCCTTGAGGCTCGCTTCAGAGATCAAGCGCTGTTCACGCGACCCTGAGGGTTCTCGCCTGCCCGCCTGCCACCCTGGACGCATGCCAGACAAGGACGACAAGAACAGCGGGCACACCAGCCAGCCGCAGGACTACGACCGCAACAAGAAGGAAGTCCACGAGATCGAGCACGACAACGGGCCTTCCATGAAGAGCGCGAACGACCGCGAGGCCAACGCGCCCCGCAACAACGACAATGGCCTGAGTGACAAGGAACTCAGGGACCGCGAGGAAGCCCGCAGCGTGCCCTCCAGCAACGGCTGACGCCGACCTTACCCGTCCCCCCACGGCGAGAAGGGAGCCCCGCAGCGGCTCCCTTTTCGCCGTGGGGGCGTACCCTGTCCGGGTGACTGTCTCTCCTGTGCCTCCCCGCCCGAGCGTGGGGACGCTGCTGCTCTCGGCGCTGTTCGTCACGGCGGGCACGCTGCACTTCGTGACACCCGGCTTCTTCGACCGGATCGTGCCCCCCTGGGTGCCCCTGACGGCGCGCCAGGCGACCCTGATCAGCGGCGCGGCGGAACTCCTGGGTGGGCTGGGCCTGCTGCACCCGCACACCCGCCTCGCCGCCCGCTGGGGCCTGCTGGCGCTGCTGGTCGCGGTCTTCCCCGCGAACGTCTGGATGGCGCAGGACCCCGGGCGGTTCCGGGTCAGTTCGTGGGTGGCGTGGGGGCGCCTGCCGCTGCAACCGCTGCTGATGTGGGCGGTCTGGCGCGCGGGCCGCCCCAGGGGGCACGGACCTCGCTGACGCCCGGCGAGGTCCGCACACTCCGTTTGCGCTACGACGTCTGCTCGCGCCTGACACCCAGCCGGGGCAGCACCCAGCGGTCCAGGCCCAGCCAACCCGCGACCCGCCAGCCCAGCACCAGCCACGTCGCCAGGATGAACAGGACGGGGTTGCTGCTGACCGTGCCCGCCAGCAGGAAGTTAGCGTTCAGAAACCCGCCGAGGAACGCGGCAGCCCCCGTGAACAGGCCCAGGATCAGCGCAACGCCGACCGTGAGTTCCCCGAACGTCACGAGGTGCGAGAACAGCGCCGCGTTGGGCAGCGCCACGTGCTCGATGAACCACGCGTAGCCTCCCGTGACGTCCGGATGGTCCCCGGTGGTCTTGGCGAGCGCGCCCTTCAGGAAGCCGCTGACCGCCCCGCCTGCCTCCGCGCCGATCCAGCCTCCGCCGGTGGCCTTGTGCCAGCCGGCCGTCAGCCACTGCCAGCCCACGTAGATCCGCAGCAGCGCCCACACGGGCGCGAGGCGCGTATCGGCGAACAGCAGATGCGACCAGCGGGTTTCCGGCACGATGACGGGCGTGCGGGGCGCGTGGGCGGGGGTTCTCAGTGCAGTGCTCATGGTCTGCCTCCCGGCGGGCCCGTGACGGTACGGGGGACCGCGCTGCGTTCACGGTGCGCGCCCCGCATTACCGTCCCGTTACCGCGCGGCGCCCGTACCTGGAGAGGGGGGTGGGTGCCACGCGGACCCAGTCGGTCCGGTCAGCAGCGCGGTTCAGGGCCGCGCGAACACCTGCGTCCAGTAGCGGGTGAATTTCGTGCCGGGGCGCTGCACGTAGCTCAGGCCGACCAGCGTGAAGTCCCCCATGATGTTGCGGCAGTGGCCGGGGCTGCGCAGCCACGCGTCCACGACCTCCTGCGGCGTCTGCTGCCCGGCGGCGATGTTCTCCGCGACGCTGGTGGGGTTCATCCCGGCCGCCTGCACGCGCCGCATGGGGGTGCTGCCGTCGAGCGCACTGGCGTGGTCGAAGTACCCGTACAGCGCCATGCCTGCCGACTGTGCCTGCGCGGCCACGTCGAGGGTCGCGTCGCCCTTCAGGGGGGGGCGGGCGGGCCCGCCGGGCCGCTTGGTGTCGCAGTTCCAACCCTGCGCGCGGGCCTGGTTGGTGAGGCGCAGGACCTCGCTGTCGAAGGGCAGGCTGGTGGTCAGGGCCGCGCCGGTGAGGGTCAGGGTGCGCTGCACGGTCTGCCCGGCGCTGGTCGTGGCCTGCGCGGTGGCCGTGTTCGCGCCGCCGCCCAGGCGCCCCGCGCCGCTGACCTCGCGGCCGTTCAGCAGCACCCGGACGGGTTCTGGTCGGTACAGGACGCTGCCCAGGCCACTCAGGCGCACGGTGCCGTCGGCGGCGTGCAGGACGGTCAGCTCGGCGCGCTCGGCGCCGCTGCCGCGCACCTGCATGGGGATTTCGGTGCGCCCCACGACGCGGCCCTGCGCATTCAGCAGCGACACCTGAATCTGGTACGTGCCGGGCCGGTAGTACGTGTGCGTCACCTGGGCGCCGCTGCCGGTGGCGCCGTCCCCATACGCCCAGGTGACCGTGTGCCCGGCCGGGTGCGTGACCCGCAGCGTGACGGTCAGCGGCGCGAGGTGGTCCGCGCTGGCGCTGTAGCCCACACGGAACAGTTCGCTCCCCTGGGCGCGGGCGGTCTGGCCCAGTGTCAGCAGTGAAAGAAGGGTCAGGCAGAGTCGCGCGGCAGGCACCCCACGATGTTAAGAGATCCTGAAGGCCACCCGCTGTGAAGTGGCCGTGAAGATCAGCCGGGCGTCAGCTTCCGCACAGGGACGGGCGCCGCGACCTGCGTGACCGCCTGCCCGAACGTCAGGGTGATCAGCAGACCCCCGCCCGGCGCATGGTTCAGCATCACGTCCCCGCCGTGCGCGTGCGCGTAGCGGCGCACGAGCGGCAACCCCAGGCCACTGCCCGGCCCGAGGCTCTGCGGGCCGCGCTCGTACGGCAGGAACACCCGGCCGCGCAGCTCGTCGCTGATGCCAGGACCGTGATCCCGCACCTGCACACGCGGCGCGCCACCCGGAGCGTCCAGCGTGACCTCCACGGTGCCCTGCGTGTATTTCACGGCGTTCTCCACGAGGTTCTCCAGCATCTGCCGCACGCGGTTGGCATCCACCGGCCACACCAGCGGCGAGGGCGCCGTCACGTGTACCCGGCTGGACGAGAAGCGACGCACGAGTTCGCCCAGGTCAGTGGGCTGCACACGCAGCGTCACGTCCAGGTACAGGTCGTTCAGGCGGGTCAGGTCCGCGCGACTGGCCAGCTGCGCGGCGCTGTCCTCGATCTGCGTCAGCAGACGCTGCTGCATGCCCTCGTCCCGCGCGGACCGCAGCGCGTCGGCGGCCAGCAACAGCGCCTGCAGGGGACGGCGCATCTCGTGACTGGCCAGCCGCAGCGCCTCACGCTGACGGTCCTCACGCCGCTGCGCCCGCACCTGGTCGGCGCGCCACAGCAGCAGGGCGCGCAGGATCAGCACCAGACTCAGCAGCCCCGAGAAGATCGCGCTGCCGATCAGGGCGCGGCGCAGTTCGACGAACGCCCGCTCGTAGGCGGCGCCCTGATCAGCGCTGTAGTCCCGCACGAGGTTGTTCAGGGCCACGGCCTCGTTGATCGCGCGCTGCAATCCCTGGGGGGTGCGCTGCTCCAGGCCGTGCTGCACGGCGCTCAGGCGGAACTCGTCACTGGCTTCGAGGTCGTTCAGGTACGCGTACTGCTTCCGGTTGCTGGCGCTGCTCAGGGCCTGCTGGTACCGCTCGGTGCGTTCTTCCGGGGTGACCTGCGGGTCCAGGGTGGCCACGCGGTACTGCAGGAGGTCCTGCACCAGTCCCTGGTACGCGTAGGGGCTGAGTCCCTTGCCGCCATTCGTCAGGGCGATGTACGCGGGCTGGGTGATCAGGCCGAGCAGGGTGACGGTGGCCAGCAGGGGCAGCAGCGCCAGCAGCAGTTCACGCAGCAGTTCACGCCGGGGGTGGGCGGGCCGGGCGGTCATGTCAGCGGGGCGATGCGCTCGACGTACCACACCCAGGCCGCGCCGTACTCGGTGGTGTGCAGCCGCGCAGGCTGGGCGGGCAGCACGACGGTCAGCGGGCCCTTCTGCAGGGTCGTGATGGCCTGCCCGTCGGCGCTGTAGGCGAGCATGATCGGTTCGTTCATGTAGTCGCTGGCGCGGATGGTCGTGAAGTACCCGTTGCTGGCGTACACCCGCAGGTCCTTCCCGGCGAAGCCGCCGCGCGCGGCAAGGTCACGCAGCGTGACCCCCTGGTACGTGAAGGTCTGTTTCAGCTGGCGGTGCAGGGTCGCGTAGCGCACGGCGGGCATGGCCTGTAACTGCCGCAGCGTGAGCTTCAGGGTGCCGGACGTTCCATCGAGTTGCAGCATGACCCGCTCGCCGGGTTTGCGGACCGGGGTGGGCTGAGCGGCGCGGGCGTACGTGAACGGCTTCCAGCTGGCGGGAGCGCCCCAGGTCTGTGCCGCCGCAGAGTGCAGCAGCAGCGCACTCAGGGCCAGTCGGGCGAGGTGGGGCAGGGTCACGATCCCGATTCTAGAGCAGTTCGCCGGATGGAGGCATCAGGAAACCAGCGTCCTGCTGCCTCTATTCTCCGTCCTGCCCGGTCAGATTCACTCGTCTTCCTCCGGCGCTTGACAGGTCTGTTCTCCCAGCGCAGCTCTTACGGCAGAGGCCCCAGGGGGCAGGCCGGGCCTCTCGGGCGCGCGTCCGGAGCGGGCGTGAGGTGGGCGTGAGGGGCGCCGCCGGTTTTCCTGATGCCCCGGTCAGCCTGGGGTCACGCCGGGGGCGCAGGATGAAGGGCATGAACGCGAAACTCTCCCTGACTCTGCTGAGTGCCGCGCTGGGCCTGGGTGCGCCCGCGCTGGCCGCCCCGACCCTGAGTGCCCAGAGCATCATCGTGAACCCGGTGCAGACCGACCTGAACGTGAAGGTCTGGACGGACCGCGACAGCAGCGGTGCGGGCACACCTGCGTACCGCCCCGGCGAGAAGATCCGGCTGTTCACCAGCGTGAATCAGGACGCGTACGTGTACCTGTTCAACGTGGACCCGCAGGGGCAGGTGGACCTGATCCTCCCCAACCGTTTCCAGGGGGGCGCGAACTTCCTGAAGGCGAACACCGTCAAGGCCTTTCCCAGCGCGGGTGATCCGTTCACGTTCGACATTGCCGCCCCGTACGGCGTGAACAAGGTGCTGGCCCTGGCGAGCCGCACGCCGCTGAAGCTGGATCAGATCGCGACGTTCAAGTCGCAGAGCAGCTTCGCGTCGGTGACCGTGACCGGGCAGCAGGGCCTGGCGCAGGCCCTGAGCATCGTGGTGACGCCCGTGCCGCAGACGAGCTGGGTGACGGACACGGCCTTCTACTCGGTCGCGTCTCCGGCAGCGGCGGTCCCGCTGCGCACGGCGCCCGCCCCCGCTCCCGTGGCGACCCAGCCCGCCCCGCGTACCGCGCAGGCGCTGTCCGTGACGGTGCAGCCCAAGGCCCCCGCGGGCCCATGGGGGTCGGCGCGCGAGTGGAGCACGGTCGTGGACAATCAGGCGGACCTGCGCGCCCTGCACGACCGCTACGCGGCGTTCCTGCGCGCCGAGGGCTACACGCTGACGGAACTGAAGAGCAAGCCCAGTGAGGTCAAAAGCGAGTACCGCCGCGCGAACGGCGGGAAGGCTGAACTGACCGTGAAGCGCAAGGGCAACCGCGTTGAGGTGAAGGTCGAGCGCCGCTGAACGTTCAGGCGCTGCGGAGGTGGTCCGGGATGTCGGGCCACCTCCTTTCTGTCTGTAGGCCGTAGCCCGGCCGCTCCGATAGCAGTTTCCAGTTTCATTGAAGGGCCGGCACCACGCCCCTTAGATCCACTTCCGGCCGCTGTCTTTCTCAGGTGCTTGCCCTGCTCGGTCCAGAGGTATCGAGGGGATCCCTCCACACCTCTGGACTCTGCTGTCAGCGCAGCAG from Deinococcus soli (ex Cha et al. 2016) encodes the following:
- a CDS encoding membrane protein, translating into MTVSPVPPRPSVGTLLLSALFVTAGTLHFVTPGFFDRIVPPWVPLTARQATLISGAAELLGGLGLLHPHTRLAARWGLLALLVAVFPANVWMAQDPGRFRVSSWVAWGRLPLQPLLMWAVWRAGRPRGHGPR
- a CDS encoding molybdopterin-dependent oxidoreductase, with the protein product MTLPHLARLALSALLLHSAAAQTWGAPASWKPFTYARAAQPTPVRKPGERVMLQLDGTSGTLKLTLRQLQAMPAVRYATLHRQLKQTFTYQGVTLRDLAARGGFAGKDLRVYASNGYFTTIRASDYMNEPIMLAYSADGQAITTLQKGPLTVVLPAQPARLHTTEYGAAWVWYVERIAPLT
- a CDS encoding metallophosphoesterase family protein yields the protein MRVAVISDVHGNAFALDAVLREVRAASPDLIVNLGDQAEGSADPARALAAQAELAAAGALEVRGNNEEKLWPGGRRSALSRRYGAWLAEHTDPALLARVAALPLTTRALNGALLACHGTLDSAWHSLLWVWDHGGFYRARDPRELRAALDPLGAEVVLCGHTHRAGMTRVGDTLLVNAGSVSDQVDGDPRARWTLLTRAGRDWDVRFRATLYDIEAAVTWACTHTPFGDGEAQLLRTGTMDARGDGVWEGPQP
- a CDS encoding GNAT family N-acetyltransferase, yielding MTIRPRRADDLPALVAALRAVHETMGYPSVWPDDPAAFVLGRGEAWVAQHAGRAAGQVMLAPLPEPRPGWATQIAQPSGAVWHGGILEVKRLFVSPHAQGLGLARALLAHARREASERRAFSVLQVNETSGPALGLYEREGWRFLTRAQAAWTDPDGSHPWVRVYVQPGP
- a CDS encoding sensor histidine kinase — protein: MTARPAHPRRELLRELLLALLPLLATVTLLGLITQPAYIALTNGGKGLSPYAYQGLVQDLLQYRVATLDPQVTPEERTERYQQALSSASNRKQYAYLNDLEASDEFRLSAVQHGLEQRTPQGLQRAINEAVALNNLVRDYSADQGAAYERAFVELRRALIGSAIFSGLLSLVLILRALLLWRADQVRAQRREDRQREALRLASHEMRRPLQALLLAADALRSARDEGMQQRLLTQIEDSAAQLASRADLTRLNDLYLDVTLRVQPTDLGELVRRFSSSRVHVTAPSPLVWPVDANRVRQMLENLVENAVKYTQGTVEVTLDAPGGAPRVQVRDHGPGISDELRGRVFLPYERGPQSLGPGSGLGLPLVRRYAHAHGGDVMLNHAPGGGLLITLTFGQAVTQVAAPVPVRKLTPG
- a CDS encoding DUF4384 domain-containing protein — protein: MNAKLSLTLLSAALGLGAPALAAPTLSAQSIIVNPVQTDLNVKVWTDRDSSGAGTPAYRPGEKIRLFTSVNQDAYVYLFNVDPQGQVDLILPNRFQGGANFLKANTVKAFPSAGDPFTFDIAAPYGVNKVLALASRTPLKLDQIATFKSQSSFASVTVTGQQGLAQALSIVVTPVPQTSWVTDTAFYSVASPAAAVPLRTAPAPAPVATQPAPRTAQALSVTVQPKAPAGPWGSAREWSTVVDNQADLRALHDRYAAFLRAEGYTLTELKSKPSEVKSEYRRANGGKAELTVKRKGNRVEVKVERR
- a CDS encoding Bax inhibitor-1/YccA family protein; protein product: MQTYPTTARSTDIVRTFMARTYSWMAAGLALTAGIAWLTASNEALALQVLNLRLPLIIAQLALVFVLSLGAQRLPSALAGVLFIVYAALTGLTFSSILLAYDLSAVTAAFATTAGTFGLMSVAGFVIKKDLSAMGRFFMFAVIGLFVAMIVNLFVASSALTLGISIVGVLLFAGLTAYDTQMLRNLALSGVQGEQAERAAINGALALYLDFINMFLFILRLFGIGGSRD
- a CDS encoding DoxX family protein; translated protein: MSTALRTPAHAPRTPVIVPETRWSHLLFADTRLAPVWALLRIYVGWQWLTAGWHKATGGGWIGAEAGGAVSGFLKGALAKTTGDHPDVTGGYAWFIEHVALPNAALFSHLVTFGELTVGVALILGLFTGAAAFLGGFLNANFLLAGTVSSNPVLFILATWLVLGWRVAGWLGLDRWVLPRLGVRREQTS
- a CDS encoding CAP domain-containing protein, with amino-acid sequence MPAARLCLTLLSLLTLGQTARAQGSELFRVGYSASADHLAPLTVTLRVTHPAGHTVTWAYGDGATGSGAQVTHTYYRPGTYQIQVSLLNAQGRVVGRTEIPMQVRGSGAERAELTVLHAADGTVRLSGLGSVLYRPEPVRVLLNGREVSGAGRLGGGANTATAQATTSAGQTVQRTLTLTGAALTTSLPFDSEVLRLTNQARAQGWNCDTKRPGGPARPPLKGDATLDVAAQAQSAGMALYGYFDHASALDGSTPMRRVQAAGMNPTSVAENIAAGQQTPQEVVDAWLRSPGHCRNIMGDFTLVGLSYVQRPGTKFTRYWTQVFARP